In Oryza sativa Japonica Group chromosome 8, ASM3414082v1, the sequence GCTGCCGCTCGGCCTCCACGTGGCCGATCgggggcgcgccgccgccgccggagcgtgGCCCTGGCTTCCGCCCCCGccgcttcgtcgtcgtcgtcgtggcgggcGGGTTCCTGGGCACGTCGTCGTTGCTCGCCGATTGcgaggccgctgccgccgccaaggcggaggcggcggcatccTTGTCGAGCTCGTCGTGTCCGAGTCCCAGCAGCCATTGGTCGGGGACCTCGCAGAACTCGAAGTCAAGCGTCGGGAAGCAGGCCGTGGCggagaaggaggaaggggagagtaCAAGCTCGTCCATGGCCGGGGTGGCTAGCTCGTCGGTAGACGTGGCGctatgctccaccaccaccaccactaggcCACGTCAACTGTTGTATAGTGCTAAAAGTGGAATACCTTTGCTGCAGCCAGGTAGCAGTATACGGAGTATATAGCAGCAGTGTGAGAGTGTGAGCCATGGAGGAATCAATAGCAGCAAAGCTAGGGACCTCACCTACATGTTTGGCTACAGTAAGCTTCGCGTGTAGTACTACATTTGGCTGTTAGAATTGACCCCTTGACaacaaattatattttttttctaaaaacggAAAATAAACTGATTCATAGCCACAATTTACCACACCCATACTTTTTcaatagtactctctccatccaacAAAAAGGCAAACtctaggtttccgtgtccaactttgactgtccgtcttatatgaaatttttttataattcgtattttcattgttgttagatgataaaacatgattaatattttatgcgtgacttgtctttttaatttttttcataattttttcaaataagacggacggtcaaacgttaggcatgaaaatcagggtttgtctttttttgacggagggagtatgtgccaCACATTATAGGCTTTTTTATTAACTTTGCAACACTTTATAACTAACAATTTGTCCACTACACCTTTATATCTGTCATAATTTGTCTAACTTTAATTGTGGTAAAGTGTAgctagcaaccaaacacactaTACATACACGCACAATCAGTACCAACCATATGAATAAAGAAGCACACTTTATCTATataatcaaatttgaaaaaccgagctgatatatttttatagattAATGAAACTATCAGAAGCATCACATTGTTAACCCCGTAAAAGCAACCTCGTTGTTCGTTTATCCATATGATTATTTGAATCGCTTATtagctaataaaaaaattatttgtgagtaaaccttttatatacgtgttcttaatgATTCAAAAgcaaatattgtaaaataaactacgataaaaaaaatccaaaaatcatattcaaaatttagttttaaaattcttataagcataagcataagccaaaCAATCAGGCTTCACTTGTGTAGACTTAGAACagggtggtgggggaggggaggggggcaaATTGTACCACAATTAATCTAATATTGTGGGCTACATTCAGTTCACCCTGATAACAAATTATATTACTACCTCAATTCTTTAATACGTGATGTAATTGAAATTCTAATTCGTTTGACTATTCATTATTTGTTCTAAAAATATTTGTGCAAATAGACAAATATACTAGGGACACAAGTTCTTTTGATGATAAGTCTAGTGGCACTCTTTTCATTGGTAAATGGTAATTGAACAAACATTATTggttaaattttgataaaaaaatgtcaactactccctccatcaaaaAATATGAGGCATAACCACCCATAACAtaaagactaagaaaacatttAATCACTTTATTGGTTGGATCAGCTTGATGCATGCAAACAATGTGATTGGAGGTTTGATGATATAAGATTTAAAACAAATCAATTTTATAGGACCAAGAGATGCTGGTTAatgtatacatgcatgcacgccttatatCATGAGATATGATAGAAAAATGATTGtgctttatattttagaatggagggagtattacatcatatatttaaaagAAAAGATGTAGGATCCTCTTCTACGCTACCAAGGTGCTAGCGGCACTGTGATGGGTGGTCATCCAACGTGCAGTGCGAAGGGAGATCGGTGAAGTGGGGCATGCCGCAACCAGAGCTGAACATAAGCAACTATGAGAGTCTCCTCTATCACTATCACCTCcaaatttatctattttatttattCATGAATTAAGATGCAACCCATACAATGTATCGCCTCTAATACACAAATACCAATATATCTAATACTTTCACACCCATCTTGAAGTTTATGTGAAGGTTGCCTTTTGATTTAGAGGTAGCTCATCATTTCTCTtctcacttctctcctccacctcatcactCAATCCTATGTTGCACTCTTAGAGATAATATATAGAAtattatagtacttgccctcaTAAATGTGAAGATGGAGACTCAGTGTCTGAGAGGCTGTCAAGTTTAATGGAGGAAATCACCAAGAACTAAGATTACATGGTGCTCGACACCCACCTACTGTTCTTAAAAAGTATCGTCACAATAATATAAGCTTGCTAAAtttataaatctatttttaatataatttaaaTCGTACTTAAAGTTTTAAGTTTTTGTCAAAATCCTGCACTAAACGTAAAATATTTATGACCGGAAGTGACTATATAATACCCAGATGCTTGCAATACACACAAGATAATGTCGCACAATACATCACACATGAAAGTTATATCATTAAGGGACTCCTTCTCGGCCACAGGCACGCGCACACACTCTCAGTCTCTCGTTCGATCGCTCTCttatactccatccgtattttaatgtatgacaccgttgacttttcaacaaacgtttgaccattcgttttattcaaattttttgtgcaaatatgaaaatatttgtgtcatgcttaaagaacatttgatgacgaatcaagtcacaataaaataaatgataattacataaattttttaaataagacgaatggtcaaacgttagacaaaaagacaacagcgtcatacattaaaatatgataaaatatgaagGTAGTACTATTTCTAGTTCGATCTGAATCTCTCGACTATGGATCCCTTAAGCAGCGAGTTGCGATGTTGGTAAGAGTTTTTATCAGAGCGTTTTCTGAAAAGTCTACAAACGACTCAAAAGGTAAGTATAGCAAATGGGGAAAGGATAAGGGCCATAAGGCCCAACACTTGGGTGGCTGAAGTTAACACACGATTTGCCAAAATTGGTCCCAAATTAAGATGGTGACCAAGGGATCGTGACATGTATATGCCAAACAAGTTCCAAAGCTTTTAATTTGCAATCTTGTGGAGTTGATGCTGCCAcacacttctttttttcttcatcaCATTTGCATGCATTGCTGGATCGAATGCTGGGCCTCAATACAATGTGGCTATGATTTTTGTGACCCAAGTACTATGCCTTGATTATGTTCACTGACAATTAATACTACATTATTGGGTTGTCGTACTCCCAATGCCGTATATCAATAACCTATTCTCCTGTTGTTATACTATCTctcttcgtcctaaaatataaaagcaattctaatttttttttatgattattgatgaaagaaaaaaaagttataattCACCTTATTAATGAGAGATGGTTGAAAATGAGAAATCCGGTTGAGAGCAAGATTGGACGGAAATTAAATGAGGAGCGGTTCACGGGGAAAATAGTACTTTAGAAATATATAgctatatattttaggataaaatttAAATGCTACAAATAGCTAATAACAAATTGAACAAGTTTTTTAAATACAAATTGGGAAAATAATTAACACAACTGGAGAGAGTGTGTACCGTCGATTCTGTTCTGAAAACTCTAGTCCCTTCAATTAATATTTTGATTACCTTATGGATATGCCAACGGTGAGCTGATGCTGTGTATTGCACAAATTCTTGTTTTGTCCTCTAAGTATCCTTAATTGATGACAATAATGGTTACTGTTATACTACACTTTATAACAAATTAGCACATTAATTTGGTAGACAAACTTTTTTCAAGCACTTTCCACCCATGTGCTCGAATAGATGTGACATGTAGAGAGTATACAGGGAAAGAGCGATGTGACATATATAATGCCATATTAGGCTGAGTGCGTGTTTAGTtatttgggtgtaaagtttttaaagtatacggacgcatatttaaagtattaaacatagactaataataaaacaaattacagattccgcctataaactgcgagacgaatttattaagtttaattaagccgtcattagcaaatgtttgttgtagcatcacattgtcaaatcatggtgtaattaggctcagaagattcatctcgtaatttacatgcaaactgtgtaattgttttttttccacaatTAATGcccatgtatgtgtccaaacatttgatgtaacatttttttgtcaaaatttcttggatctaaacaaggccttatgtAGATAACAGAACAGGCATGTTTTGATAAGATCAATGGACAATGATGTTCATTTAGCTCTGAACGACTGAAGTATTCTCTTTAGGTTGATTTGCTGTAATAATCAAGATTTTAAGCACGGTTTCTAGGCTCTAGGTAGACAAAACTCCTACATATGTAATTAACTAACCATTGTACAATCATCGGCAGTGAGAGTATGTATATGCTGATCGATCAATGTATTCTTAACTAGTGCATCAGGGAATGAGAGTAATATATACATGTTGACTGATCAAAATATTATTGGATTTGCTAGTTTTTAGGTGAATTCTCAGCCACTGCCCCGTCTTCAAGCTCTAGCCGGTTGGGGATGGAGAAGTAGAGGAGGAAGATTAGAAGATTCACCGGTGGCGGCGACAACGGATTTCTGACGGTGAAGACAGTGGCGATGGCACGATGGTAGTGGCGAGGTTAGATTAAAGTTTTGGGATCAGAGAAGGGGCTAGGCAAGAGGAGAAGATCGGATTTTTCCCTTGCTTAGAGGATATCTTAGGTGGCGGCTAGAGGACGTCGGCAATGGACATGGGGGCGAGGGAGGCCACAGGGTTAGGCAGTGCGAGCCATTAGAGATGGAAAAGAGGGTGACTCAGGAAGTGGTGCCACCGCCGGCTTATACGAATAAAGAAAATGGGAGGGAGGCGGGGAATGGGAGGAGATCGGTCTGTCAGGCCTCACCAACGCTATTGATGCCTCTCTGCTAGTGAAGCTGGGCAGGGAGGAGACGTGAAAAGCTGGCCCATCTCTAACCGAGCGAATTCGTGCGCAAGGAAAATCGGGGACGGATGATTTTTTTGCGCGAGGACAATAGAAAATCGGAGACGAACAGGTTTTTTAATCTCGGACGGAAACTTTTGACGGAcgaatttttttttacggaagccttacatattttttaattaggtgtatatatatatatatatatatatatatatatatatatatatatatatatatatatatatatatatatatatatatagagagagagagagagagagagatagatagatagatagatagatagatagatagatagagagagagatatgTATTTTTCATCTCCAGAAAAACATCAGCTGGTTCCTTCAAAAGTTTAAATCTGACTTACGCATGCCCACAAGGAATTCTTCATGACCTAGCTAGCTCACTTTGCCTTCCCAGAGGCACTCGCCCTGCACGGAGgtgctaccgccgccgccgctgctgccggtgaGAATCTTGGCCGGAGACGAAGAAGACGATGGCAGAGGATGAGGCGCCGGAGGTGGCAGGAGTAGGTCCCGGAGACGGGGCGGCGGTCGCAggcccatggcggcggcgcgctcccaCCGTCGGAGGCGCGTCATGCCGATGCACGGGCCGTACGTCATGTCCATGTCGAACTGCTGCAGCTGCTCCTCCACCTCGTCGCCAAGATCATGATCACCGCAATCTGAAACGAGTAgcatattaaaataaaattattgttAATCAACTTTGAATCGCGTTGAGGGAAGATTAGAAAGAACAAGTTCATCAATTTACCTTGGGATTCGGAGCAGTTCTGTGGCGGTAATTTCTTTCTGGATATTGGTTTCTTGGCGACGCCGCCTTTCTTCTTCTGCCGGTAGAAGCccttcacgccgccgccggccatctagTCCGATCAACTTGTACCACTCGACGATCTGTTCCGGCCGCCGTAGTTAGAGATTGATACGACGATTATATTGCTGCTTAATTTGGTTCAATTAAGAAGAAGTTGCAAGCTAGATTGAGCCGAGGAGGATTCGTATGCTATGTGGTTTCCTATGCAGAAATTAACAAGAGGAAGATATGACTGATGGGCCGTCAGGGCTAAAGGCTAAAGGCGTCCAGTACAATCCAAAAAATTAAGGCCCAGAGCGGCATCCGATTCCGTGACGTTTTTTCAACCTGGGCTTGAGGTGAACGGCCTCTTGTACGGCCCACTTAAGATCGCGAAGGGCCGAAGGCCCAGTGCACTAACCTAGCTTAGCATGTTCGTTTGCAACGCTTCCGCTTCACACAAGGCCTAGCGGGGTTTGCTTTCCATCTTCACCTTGCCACCTTGGTATTGCAGGAAGAATATTCCTTTATATTCTCTTATGGCAATATTCCAGATTTTTGGCGGTCGAGAAATACACAGAGAAATTGCTATATTTATATTACTTTCTCCCTCCAAAACTTTTTGAGTTTATGACCGTCGGATCGTGGTGATTCATGCTTGCTTACTAGTTTGCAAAGGGTTACTACTATCATTGGGGCTAGGCTCGCTTCGTCTTTAAGGCTCTAGCGAAAGGCAggtgggaaaaaaattaaaaagctCTGACTCTTAGCCCCTTCTCTTCCTTCTCCCACGGCTTTCTGGTTGTCATTGTATGGAGGGAGGGGTCTGGCTCATTCCTCCAATAGTAGGGATTGTTTTGGGTCTAGTCGGGTCTCTCCCGTTCTCGCGTTCATCCTTTTTTCTTATGTAGCTCAAGAGGGTTGCTTACATTCAACTATTCTTGTCTTAGCTTGACGGACATGCGAACCTCATCAACGTCTTGCTAGCGTCGTCTTCCTGCCCGGTGAATGTTGGGTTCACCTCCAAAGCCTTCAGTTAGGAGTTTTGTTGTTTTGGTTAGGGTTGAGGGCTTGTCCTCTAGCCCGTCAAATAAAAGGTTGTGTCGGCTGTTTACCCCTTCTTAGGTGAGTCTCCCGCACATACGTTGGTCGTCTGTTATAGGTGACTGAAGATTTCTCCTATTGGCCAAGGTGGCTTCAAGCTCCGTCGAGAGGTCCCATTTGGGTACGCTCCTTAGCTTCGCCCATTGCAACTTACCGTGGTATTTTTGTATATCCTTCTTTGCATATGTTACGCTTGAAATGTAATTTGGTCATGACTCAGGAACTTTTATGCAAAACTAGGTGTTCTCTCAGCTTTACTGCACCAGAGAATGTAACACATGTACTTTGTACTtaatctatacctaattaaaaaatacgcaAGGTTTCCGGTTTTATTTTTCGTCCGTCATCCCGTTAACGTTGCTAAAATCGATTTTAATCGGCTCAATAGTCGAGTCGGACCCTTTTCAATCTACTTCAGAACCGCGATTGATATAGaatatgtattaattgatgTAACCATCAAACACAACTAGCAGGCCAACTTGGTTAGTGGGGTTCGATTCCCACCACCCTCACCTTTTACCCATGTATTATTTGCATTGTCTATGGGCCGGCCTCTCCTATGCCAGATTGCACTACCGTATCTAAAAATTTAACACTAATTATTActcagaataagtctactttgcctcccaCATCTCAAATTCTATttaattgtaatttttttctctccgcCACTAGCACGGACCATGCACTGAACAATCAAAAGTTTTACACCACTTTCTTCAACAGATATTTTGTGATTCAAAAATCTTATTATAAACCaatttttaatttgaaaattaaacatttttttcGTCATATGCAAAACACGACATATTAGAGTCTGCCCCGAGCCGTTAAATGACCCGTCTCCACGCGACTCGGTGTTCAATTTTAGAAATTAATATATCAGGCGCTTGCCATGCAATAGTTGAAAGAGCGTGTGTTATGACAATATGAGTATATCAATATGCAATGGTGTTTCTTATCAGTCCTGATTATCATTAACTGAATGAATAATTTATCTATCTTGGAACATCATTACATGTTAACTGTGTATTTATAGCATTTAACATTTTATTATACCCGTAGCGgagcacgggcattttgctagtaaatACTAAAAcacattagtttttttttaaaaaagattcaTTCTTGCTCTCCACCATGCCGTTTGTGCTTCTTGAGTTATTTTATACgagttacatataaattatacTTTTAGTATAGTTATAATGTAATGCTTCTTAAGTTATTTTATTTAAGTTACATATTGTGATTACATGTAACACAGTATGATTACAATGCAATTACACTGTAGCTGATTTTATTCTGTTAACAACCTGTTGAATGTTGTAATTAATTGTACCGCTATTCTCATCAATACACGGTactatatatacatttttatttttgaatgagaactgaagggaaaaaaaacaaacacacacacacataatcTGCTTCTGGACCTTGTGACATGCGCACCCGTAGAAATTTGGTGGATATATATAGGGTGACTGCAGAAACAAACAGAGAGACTAGacagagaaacaaacaagaCGATGAGCACGATCGATGCAGTAGTGGCGTTTGGGCGATAGGAAGGGATGCGCGGTGCGCGTGGCCAATTCATCT encodes:
- the LOC112936215 gene encoding uncharacterized protein encodes the protein MAGGGVKGFYRQKKKGGVAKKPISRKKLPPQNCSESQDCGDHDLGDEVEEQLQQFDMDMTYGPCIGMTRLRRWERAAAMGLRPPPRLRDLLLPPPAPHPLPSSSSSPAKILTGSSGGGGSTSVQGECLWEGKVS